A genome region from Corynebacterium uberis includes the following:
- a CDS encoding amidohydrolase family protein — protein sequence MTLTRLITTEEHVTFEDIAAQAQALAAPVDRTIKEPEFTSFLGSYFGGLTGYQDLGAERLAHMDRVGVDVQVVSHGHGSPSNLIHPRAVELCRSVNDRLAGMIGEHPDRFVGLATVPLIDPDAAADELQRCVEELGFRGLLVAGGLEDQFLDHPRFLPLLERAARLGAPLYIHPLMVRPQVRSTYYAGDWSQTAEFMFATSGYGWHIEAGIHVLRLIVAGVCDALPELKILSGHWGEMVPGYLERLDDQLGLAFPGRERSISQTYRDQVWVTPSGIYTNAQLQLCLEQMGADHIVWSQDYPYITDVEPRAFLLDAPVSDEVRAKLAHGNAEALFGI from the coding sequence ATGACGCTGACCAGGCTGATCACCACCGAAGAGCACGTCACCTTCGAAGACATCGCCGCCCAGGCCCAGGCCCTGGCCGCCCCGGTGGACCGCACGATCAAGGAGCCGGAGTTCACCAGCTTCCTCGGGAGCTACTTCGGCGGGCTGACCGGCTACCAGGACCTCGGCGCCGAACGCCTGGCGCACATGGATCGCGTGGGCGTGGATGTGCAGGTGGTCTCCCACGGGCACGGCTCGCCGAGCAACCTGATCCACCCGCGGGCGGTGGAGCTGTGCCGCAGTGTCAACGACCGCCTGGCGGGCATGATTGGCGAGCACCCGGACCGCTTTGTGGGCCTGGCCACCGTGCCGCTCATTGACCCGGACGCCGCAGCCGATGAGCTCCAGCGCTGCGTCGAGGAGCTGGGTTTTCGCGGGCTGCTCGTCGCCGGCGGGCTGGAGGATCAGTTCCTGGACCATCCGCGCTTCTTGCCGCTGTTGGAGCGCGCCGCCCGCCTGGGCGCGCCCCTGTATATCCACCCGCTGATGGTGCGCCCCCAGGTGCGCTCCACCTACTATGCGGGCGACTGGTCGCAGACCGCCGAGTTCATGTTCGCCACCTCCGGGTATGGCTGGCACATCGAGGCCGGCATCCACGTGCTGCGGCTCATCGTCGCCGGGGTGTGTGACGCCCTACCGGAGCTGAAGATCCTGTCGGGCCACTGGGGAGAGATGGTTCCCGGCTATCTGGAGCGCCTGGACGATCAGCTGGGGTTGGCGTTCCCCGGGCGGGAGCGGTCGATCTCGCAGACCTACCGCGATCAGGTGTGGGTGACCCCCTCGGGTATTTACACCAACGCCCAGCTCCAGCTGTGTCTGGAGCAAATGGGCGCCGATCACATCGTCTGGTCGCAGGACTACCCCTACATCACCGACGTGGAGCCGCGGGCTTTTCTTCTCGACGCCCCCGTCAGCGACGAGGTGCGCGCCAAGCTCGCCCACGGCAACGCCGAGGCGCTTTTTGGGATTTAG
- a CDS encoding HAD family hydrolase — protein sequence MTIPQPLLIVSDIDGTFVTSAERVTARLREVVARVVDKQCAFALATGRPHRWLFPVLDQLPVAPVCATANGAVLYDPQADEVLSAAELDPAIMRTVVAQARAALGPHVPLGVAVERCGGSVAGAGAADEDLFVVSPDYVHTWDAQGFQVRAEAELLASPAVKLLLRREDLSSAQMYAAVAPAIDPAQAHVTYSMPDGLLEVAAPGITKQRAVAQLAQRYQVPRERVICFGDMPNDIEMLRWAGLGVAMGNASAEVKQAADIVTTSNDDDGVARVLERWF from the coding sequence GTGACCATCCCGCAGCCCTTACTCATTGTCAGCGACATCGATGGCACCTTTGTCACCTCCGCCGAGCGGGTGACCGCCCGCCTGCGGGAGGTGGTGGCCCGGGTCGTCGATAAGCAGTGTGCCTTTGCGCTGGCCACGGGCAGGCCGCACCGCTGGCTCTTTCCCGTGCTCGATCAGCTGCCTGTCGCCCCGGTGTGTGCCACCGCCAACGGGGCGGTGCTCTATGACCCGCAGGCGGACGAGGTGCTCTCCGCCGCCGAGCTGGACCCGGCGATCATGCGCACCGTGGTGGCGCAGGCGCGCGCCGCACTCGGACCGCACGTCCCGCTGGGGGTGGCGGTGGAACGCTGCGGTGGCAGCGTCGCCGGCGCCGGCGCGGCCGATGAGGACCTTTTTGTGGTCTCCCCCGACTATGTGCACACCTGGGATGCGCAGGGCTTCCAGGTGCGCGCTGAGGCGGAGCTGCTGGCCAGCCCCGCCGTCAAGCTGCTGCTGCGCCGGGAGGACCTTTCCTCCGCGCAGATGTATGCGGCCGTCGCCCCGGCGATCGACCCCGCCCAGGCGCACGTGACCTACTCCATGCCGGACGGGCTGCTCGAGGTGGCCGCGCCGGGCATTACCAAGCAGCGCGCCGTGGCGCAGCTGGCGCAGCGCTACCAGGTCCCGCGGGAGCGGGTGATCTGCTTCGGGGACATGCCCAATGACATTGAGATGCTGCGCTGGGCCGGCCTGGGGGTGGCCATGGGCAATGCCAGCGCGGAGGTCAAGCAGGCCGCGGACATCGTCACCACCAGCAATGACGATGACGGCGTGGCCCGGGTCCTGGAGCGCTGGTTCTAA
- the glpK gene encoding glycerol kinase GlpK: MSENDFSNKYVAAIDQGTTSTRCIIFDHDGNQVASGQFEHEQIFPQKGWVEHDPVEIWDNTRRAVGAALADSDVSRESIVALGITNQRETTVVWDRKTGEPVYNAIVWQDTRTSEICKELSGEEGPDRWREVTGLRINSYPSGPKVKWILDNVEGARERAEAGDLYFGTIDTWLLWNLTGGAEGDEGNDALHVTDVTNASRTLLMDLKTLEWDPKLCEAMGIPESMLPEIRPSVGDFHKVRARGTLGGVPIRAILGDQQSAMFGQGCFRPGSAKNTYGTGLFLLLNTGTTPKWSDHGLITTVCFQIEGEKPVYALEGSVSMGGSLVQWLRDNLQLIPNAASIENLAREVPDNGGVYFVPAFSGLFAPHWRPDARGVIVGLTRFANRKHLARAVLEATAYQTREVADAMVADSGVEISDLRVDGGMTMNELLMQFQADILGTNVVRPKNIETTATGAAFAAGLSAGYWQDLDVLQNDADEVTVWKPKMDQEKVDELYSEWKRAVKRSLNWEDPDAEDDEA, from the coding sequence ATGAGCGAAAACGACTTTTCCAACAAGTACGTCGCAGCCATTGACCAGGGCACGACGTCCACCCGCTGCATCATCTTCGACCACGACGGCAACCAGGTTGCCTCCGGCCAGTTCGAGCACGAGCAGATCTTCCCGCAGAAGGGCTGGGTGGAGCATGACCCGGTAGAGATCTGGGACAACACGCGTCGTGCCGTGGGCGCCGCCCTGGCCGATAGTGACGTCTCCCGCGAATCCATCGTGGCCCTGGGCATTACCAACCAGCGCGAGACCACGGTGGTGTGGGACAGGAAGACCGGCGAGCCGGTCTACAACGCCATCGTCTGGCAGGACACCCGCACCTCGGAGATCTGCAAGGAGCTCTCCGGGGAGGAGGGCCCGGACCGCTGGCGTGAGGTCACCGGCCTGCGCATCAACTCCTACCCGTCCGGCCCGAAGGTCAAGTGGATCCTGGACAACGTCGAGGGGGCACGCGAGCGGGCAGAGGCCGGCGACCTGTACTTTGGCACCATTGACACGTGGCTGCTGTGGAACCTCACCGGCGGCGCGGAAGGCGATGAGGGCAATGACGCCCTGCACGTCACCGACGTGACCAACGCCTCGCGTACCCTGCTCATGGACTTGAAGACCCTCGAGTGGGATCCCAAGCTGTGTGAGGCGATGGGCATCCCGGAGTCCATGCTCCCGGAGATCCGCCCCTCGGTGGGAGACTTCCACAAGGTGCGCGCCCGCGGCACCCTGGGTGGGGTGCCCATCCGCGCCATCCTGGGCGACCAGCAGTCCGCCATGTTCGGCCAGGGCTGCTTCCGCCCGGGCAGCGCCAAGAACACCTACGGCACCGGCCTGTTCCTGCTGCTCAACACCGGCACCACGCCGAAGTGGTCCGACCACGGCCTGATCACCACGGTGTGCTTCCAGATCGAAGGCGAAAAGCCGGTCTACGCCCTGGAAGGCTCGGTGTCCATGGGCGGCTCGCTGGTGCAGTGGCTGCGCGATAATCTGCAGCTCATCCCGAACGCCGCCTCGATTGAGAACTTGGCCCGGGAGGTGCCGGATAACGGCGGCGTGTACTTCGTGCCGGCCTTCTCCGGCCTGTTCGCCCCGCACTGGCGCCCGGACGCCCGCGGTGTGATCGTGGGCCTGACCCGCTTTGCCAACCGCAAGCACCTGGCCCGCGCCGTCCTGGAGGCCACCGCCTACCAGACCCGCGAGGTGGCCGACGCCATGGTGGCGGACTCCGGCGTGGAGATCTCCGACCTGCGCGTCGATGGCGGCATGACCATGAACGAGCTGCTCATGCAGTTCCAGGCGGACATCCTGGGCACCAACGTGGTGCGCCCGAAGAACATTGAAACCACGGCCACCGGTGCGGCGTTCGCCGCCGGCCTGTCCGCGGGCTACTGGCAGGACCTGGACGTGCTGCAAAATGACGCCGACGAGGTCACCGTGTGGAAGCCCAAGATGGACCAAGAAAAGGTCGATGAGCTCTACTCCGAGTGGAAGCGTGCGGTGAAGCGCTCGCTGAACTGGGAGGACCCGGACGCCGAGGACGACGAAGCCTAA
- a CDS encoding MIP/aquaporin family protein, giving the protein MTATAAFVWEFFGTALLLLLGNGVCAVNTLRTSGGRGTGWLVIAFGWGMAVFVGASVADPSGGHLNPAVTLMLAMKGSVEWNLVPAYLAGQMLGAIVGACLAWAAFKQLFDANNYDEDGNVTGANRTTGGIFFTAPAHPNNGWNAVTEFIGTFVLLSFIAFGPGGGELGPLTYFGVAFVIVAIGMSLGTPTGYAINPVRDLGPRLAYAFLLPIKDKGNPNWGYAWVPIVAPMLAAAAVGLLTMAL; this is encoded by the coding sequence ATCACCGCAACCGCAGCGTTTGTCTGGGAGTTCTTCGGAACCGCCCTGCTGTTACTCCTGGGTAACGGCGTCTGCGCAGTCAACACGCTGCGCACCTCTGGCGGCCGGGGAACCGGCTGGCTTGTCATTGCTTTCGGATGGGGCATGGCCGTCTTCGTCGGCGCAAGTGTCGCCGACCCCTCCGGCGGCCACCTCAACCCCGCAGTGACCCTCATGCTCGCCATGAAGGGCTCCGTTGAATGGAACCTGGTTCCCGCTTACCTCGCCGGCCAAATGCTCGGTGCGATCGTGGGTGCCTGCCTGGCGTGGGCTGCGTTCAAGCAGCTTTTCGACGCCAATAACTACGACGAAGACGGCAACGTCACCGGAGCCAACCGCACCACCGGCGGCATCTTCTTCACCGCCCCCGCCCACCCCAACAACGGCTGGAACGCGGTCACCGAGTTCATTGGCACCTTCGTGCTGCTGTCCTTCATCGCCTTCGGCCCCGGCGGCGGCGAACTGGGCCCGCTGACCTACTTCGGCGTCGCGTTTGTCATCGTGGCCATCGGCATGTCCCTGGGCACGCCCACCGGGTACGCCATCAACCCGGTGCGTGACCTGGGCCCCCGCCTGGCCTACGCGTTCCTGCTGCCCATCAAGGACAAGGGCAATCCCAACTGGGGTTACGCCTGGGTGCCCATCGTGGCCCCCATGCTTGCGGCCGCAGCCGTTGGCCTGCTGACCATGGCCCTCTAA
- a CDS encoding glycerol-3-phosphate dehydrogenase/oxidase → MASTSKQAFNPEYFEQAWKRFGEEEFDVVIIGGGSVGAGAALDAATRGLKVAVVETRDFAAGTSSRSSKMFHGGLRYLAMLDFRLVAESLRERELNMSTLAPHLVKPLRFIFPLTHRLWERVMMFGGFTLYDLMGGAKSVPMQKHLSRKGVLKVAPGLKNDAVVGGVRYFDTLVDDARHTMTVLRTAAEYGAVIRTSTQVTGLNTENGRVVSAELRDTDSGATTTIRGSVFINATGVWNDEIEKMAGAEGKFSVHASKGVHIVVPKSTFEADAAMCFVTDKSVLFVIPWGEYWIIGTTDTDWDRSLSKPDPAPTRADIDYILNEVNKHVRREITLSDIVGVYSGLRPLLEGKSDSTSNLSRNHAVARSIPGLVSVAGGKYTTYRVIGKDAVDLAIQDVPFSVSGSVTDQTPILGADGYHALSNQVPALARRFGIDEKKVEHLLGRYGSLIDEVLAPAAEQPVLLEPVPGAEGYLWAEVAYAVTHEGALHLEDLLNRRLRVAMEYDHRGLDSAQPVAEFVAEYLGWDDARVAQEVETFRERVEAELAAEKALTDHDANSIVTGAKDSRPSVDHSVEE, encoded by the coding sequence ATGGCTTCCACAAGCAAGCAAGCATTCAACCCGGAGTATTTCGAACAAGCCTGGAAACGGTTCGGGGAAGAAGAGTTTGACGTCGTCATCATTGGTGGGGGCTCTGTGGGCGCGGGAGCCGCGCTCGACGCCGCCACCCGTGGGCTCAAGGTCGCGGTGGTGGAGACCCGCGACTTCGCGGCGGGAACCTCTTCACGCTCCTCCAAGATGTTCCACGGCGGCCTGCGCTACCTGGCCATGCTGGATTTCCGCCTCGTCGCGGAATCCCTACGGGAGCGCGAGCTGAATATGTCTACCCTGGCACCGCACCTGGTCAAGCCGCTGCGCTTCATCTTCCCGCTGACCCACCGCCTGTGGGAGCGCGTGATGATGTTCGGCGGCTTTACCCTGTATGACCTCATGGGCGGCGCGAAGTCTGTGCCCATGCAAAAGCACCTGAGCCGCAAGGGCGTGCTCAAGGTGGCCCCGGGTCTGAAGAATGACGCGGTGGTCGGCGGCGTGCGCTACTTTGACACCCTTGTCGATGACGCCCGCCACACCATGACCGTGCTGCGTACCGCCGCCGAGTACGGCGCCGTGATCCGCACCTCCACCCAGGTCACGGGCCTGAATACGGAGAACGGCCGGGTCGTGTCCGCCGAGCTGCGCGACACCGATTCCGGCGCCACCACCACCATCCGGGGCTCGGTGTTCATCAACGCCACGGGCGTGTGGAATGACGAGATTGAGAAGATGGCCGGCGCGGAGGGCAAGTTCTCCGTGCATGCCTCCAAGGGCGTGCACATCGTGGTGCCCAAGTCCACCTTTGAGGCGGATGCGGCGATGTGCTTTGTCACGGACAAGTCGGTCTTGTTTGTCATCCCGTGGGGCGAGTACTGGATCATCGGCACCACGGATACGGATTGGGATCGTTCCCTGTCCAAGCCGGATCCGGCGCCGACGCGGGCGGACATTGATTACATCCTCAACGAGGTGAACAAGCACGTGCGCCGGGAGATCACGCTCTCGGACATCGTGGGCGTGTACTCGGGCCTGCGCCCGCTGCTGGAGGGCAAGTCTGATTCCACGTCGAACCTGTCGCGCAACCACGCGGTGGCCCGCTCGATCCCGGGCCTGGTGTCCGTGGCGGGAGGCAAGTACACCACGTACCGGGTCATCGGTAAGGATGCCGTTGACCTGGCCATTCAGGACGTTCCGTTTAGCGTTTCTGGTTCGGTGACGGATCAGACCCCGATCCTGGGTGCGGACGGCTACCACGCCCTATCCAATCAGGTTCCGGCGCTGGCGCGGCGCTTTGGCATCGATGAGAAGAAGGTCGAGCACCTGCTGGGGCGCTACGGTTCGCTTATCGACGAAGTGCTCGCCCCCGCCGCCGAGCAGCCCGTGCTGCTTGAGCCCGTCCCCGGGGCCGAAGGCTACCTGTGGGCTGAGGTCGCCTACGCCGTCACCCACGAGGGTGCGCTGCACCTTGAAGACCTGCTCAATCGCCGCCTGCGGGTGGCCATGGAGTATGACCACCGCGGGCTGGACAGCGCCCAGCCCGTCGCGGAGTTCGTGGCCGAATACCTCGGCTGGGACGACGCCCGAGTTGCCCAGGAGGTGGAGACGTTCCGCGAGCGCGTCGAGGCCGAACTTGCCGCCGAAAAGGCACTCACTGATCACGATGCCAACAGTATTGTCACCGGCGCGAAGGATTCGCGGCCGAGTGTTGATCATTCCGTGGAGGAATAA
- a CDS encoding 1-acyl-sn-glycerol-3-phosphate acyltransferase yields the protein MVSNTLYRGIVEVAKAVTVAQGLKMHTSGEENIPTTGGAVLAINHTGYMDFVLGGFLPRERGRLVRYLAKSGIFQQPAVGWLMRMMGHIPVDRIDGKASFNAAVEAARAGEIVGIFPEGTISRSFEIKNMRTGAVRIAQEAGVPIIPTVLFGSQRLWTKNGRRHLGRSHIPIYISALEPLMPGPDAQEETEKLRERMRSGLQDQWRAYQRDYGEFPQGEFWVPARFGGGAPSPEDTQVEDSAIENERYRIRRLTEDLTGLNARIKEVSRNMAGGVYEAYDTAVDKAKGAIARAHASVTESAQQSARDTQGLVEWVKSSIDELSVEGSSGVKEGAERISAAVDQLKNNAQTLYTQLAADSAEAYDGSRLEEALTRLAAQSRQILDRLPHRVRQRFVGLPEAVVCDLDGTLVADDGTVARRDVEALRECMELGTRVIVTSEYGPDEWHRTVAEMGLDTQPVGVCYGGAMVVAGGDAAVGAVKALSEQQVEAVAGGVDKLGEQVELSWRTAAGGTDKIAAVVHVPGRTAREVAGRLQELVGEQARVTWSSPTRVQVTAPGVDKGSAVAEVLERLGIAADKVVAFGRAPSDIPVLQLVGYSVAVANADSAVLRASGATTAGSNESGVGQFMEAVLRAVTEGQNQR from the coding sequence ATGGTGTCAAATACCCTGTACCGAGGAATTGTTGAAGTAGCCAAGGCCGTCACGGTGGCCCAGGGGTTGAAGATGCATACCTCGGGGGAGGAGAACATTCCCACTACAGGCGGTGCGGTCTTGGCCATCAACCACACCGGATATATGGACTTTGTGCTGGGGGGATTCCTGCCGCGGGAGCGCGGCCGTTTGGTGCGCTACCTGGCAAAATCGGGGATTTTTCAGCAGCCCGCAGTGGGCTGGCTCATGCGGATGATGGGACATATCCCAGTGGACCGCATTGACGGTAAAGCTTCATTTAATGCGGCCGTAGAGGCGGCGCGTGCGGGCGAGATTGTGGGCATCTTCCCGGAGGGCACCATTTCGCGCAGTTTTGAGATCAAGAATATGCGCACCGGGGCGGTGCGCATTGCGCAAGAAGCCGGGGTGCCCATTATCCCCACCGTTCTTTTTGGCTCCCAGCGCCTGTGGACAAAGAATGGCCGCCGGCACCTGGGGCGCTCGCATATCCCCATCTACATCAGCGCGCTAGAACCCTTGATGCCGGGCCCGGATGCCCAGGAGGAGACGGAGAAGCTGCGGGAGCGGATGCGCTCGGGGCTGCAGGATCAGTGGCGCGCCTACCAGCGCGACTATGGGGAGTTTCCGCAGGGCGAGTTCTGGGTGCCGGCCCGCTTTGGGGGCGGGGCCCCGTCCCCGGAGGACACGCAGGTGGAGGACTCCGCGATTGAAAATGAGCGGTATCGCATCCGCCGGCTGACCGAGGACCTTACGGGGCTGAATGCGCGGATCAAGGAGGTCTCGCGCAACATGGCCGGCGGGGTCTATGAGGCCTATGACACCGCGGTGGATAAGGCCAAGGGGGCCATCGCGCGGGCGCATGCCAGCGTGACGGAGTCGGCGCAGCAGTCTGCCCGGGACACCCAGGGTCTGGTCGAGTGGGTCAAGTCGAGCATCGATGAGTTGTCGGTGGAGGGCAGCAGCGGGGTCAAGGAGGGCGCGGAGCGGATCTCTGCGGCTGTGGACCAGCTCAAGAACAATGCGCAGACGCTCTATACTCAGCTGGCTGCGGATTCGGCGGAGGCCTATGACGGCTCCCGGCTGGAGGAGGCGCTGACGCGCCTGGCCGCCCAGTCGCGCCAGATTCTGGACCGCCTGCCCCACCGGGTGCGGCAGCGTTTTGTGGGCCTGCCGGAGGCGGTGGTCTGTGACCTGGATGGCACCCTGGTTGCCGATGACGGCACGGTGGCGCGCCGGGATGTTGAGGCGTTGCGTGAGTGCATGGAGCTGGGCACCCGGGTGATCGTTACCAGCGAGTACGGCCCGGATGAGTGGCATCGCACGGTCGCGGAGATGGGCCTGGATACCCAGCCGGTGGGGGTGTGTTACGGCGGCGCGATGGTGGTCGCGGGTGGCGATGCTGCGGTGGGTGCGGTCAAGGCGCTGAGCGAGCAGCAGGTGGAGGCGGTAGCGGGGGGCGTCGATAAGCTGGGCGAGCAGGTGGAGCTGTCGTGGCGCACGGCTGCGGGCGGTACGGACAAGATTGCCGCGGTGGTTCATGTGCCGGGGCGCACGGCGCGGGAGGTTGCCGGCCGGCTCCAGGAGTTGGTGGGCGAGCAGGCGCGGGTGACGTGGTCGTCGCCGACGCGGGTGCAGGTGACGGCGCCGGGGGTGGATAAGGGCTCGGCGGTGGCTGAGGTGTTGGAGCGCCTGGGTATTGCCGCGGATAAGGTGGTGGCTTTTGGTCGTGCGCCTTCTGATATTCCGGTATTGCAATTGGTGGGCTATTCCGTGGCGGTGGCGAATGCTGATTCGGCGGTGTTGCGGGCCAGTGGGGCGACCACGGCGGGGAGTAATGAGTCGGGTGTGGGGCAGTTTATGGAGGCGGTGCTGCGGGCCGTGACGGAGGGGCAAAACCAGCGCTGA
- a CDS encoding alpha/beta hydrolase, giving the protein MSHYRRATALLLAAATSVSLGVATPLASAVPPAPVTPGSNAATAAVKDGFLTSQDGKSTPIYWKSQTIPNAKGTVVVVHGASEHLGRYDYVSNRLLDAGYNVYRMDHRGHGKTGQVPGTPVPAAHIDDFRSLVDDVNLVTQKAKTENPGLKTFMLGHSMGAIAAQYYGIVYPGQVDGIIANGGGAPMNLAGKKDRGEIITPDEITDAQRKLNPTISELLPLTDLTSFNAHAAQQLIPGRTDLRIPSFPGSEKIFIPNILSTGVASDKAISEDYKNDPLVNKGLTLGMVEQVAIGGIFDGLNADKFTAPTLITYGTKDGLVPSYFSVDWYNAISSQDKQLIGWEGQMHEVFNEPAKGQAMDTVIDWINKHNGA; this is encoded by the coding sequence ATGTCCCACTATCGCAGGGCAACAGCACTCCTCCTCGCAGCTGCCACCTCCGTGTCGCTGGGCGTGGCAACGCCCCTGGCGTCAGCGGTGCCCCCAGCGCCCGTCACCCCCGGCTCCAATGCCGCAACCGCCGCTGTCAAGGACGGCTTCCTGACGAGCCAGGATGGCAAGTCCACCCCCATTTACTGGAAGTCCCAGACGATCCCCAACGCCAAGGGCACCGTCGTGGTCGTCCACGGCGCCTCCGAGCACCTGGGCCGCTATGACTACGTGAGCAACCGGCTTCTCGACGCCGGCTACAACGTCTACCGCATGGACCACCGCGGCCACGGCAAGACCGGCCAGGTGCCCGGCACCCCCGTGCCCGCCGCCCACATTGATGACTTCCGCTCCCTGGTCGATGACGTCAACCTGGTCACCCAGAAGGCTAAGACGGAAAACCCCGGCCTGAAGACCTTCATGCTGGGCCACTCGATGGGCGCGATCGCCGCGCAGTACTACGGCATCGTCTACCCCGGCCAGGTCGACGGCATCATCGCCAACGGTGGCGGCGCCCCCATGAACCTTGCCGGCAAGAAGGACCGCGGCGAGATCATCACCCCCGATGAGATCACCGACGCCCAGCGCAAGCTCAACCCCACGATCTCTGAGCTGCTCCCGCTGACGGACCTGACCAGCTTCAACGCGCACGCCGCCCAGCAGCTCATCCCGGGCCGCACCGACCTGCGCATCCCCTCCTTCCCGGGCTCGGAGAAGATCTTCATCCCCAACATCCTGAGCACCGGCGTGGCCTCGGACAAGGCGATCAGCGAGGACTACAAGAATGATCCGCTGGTGAACAAGGGCCTGACCCTGGGCATGGTGGAGCAGGTGGCCATCGGCGGCATCTTCGATGGCCTCAACGCCGACAAGTTCACCGCCCCCACCCTGATCACCTACGGCACCAAGGACGGCCTGGTGCCCAGCTACTTCTCCGTCGACTGGTACAACGCCATCTCCTCGCAGGACAAGCAGCTCATCGGCTGGGAAGGCCAGATGCATGAGGTGTTCAACGAGCCGGCCAAGGGCCAGGCCATGGACACCGTGATCGACTGGATTAACAAGCACAACGGCGCCTAG
- the serS gene encoding serine--tRNA ligase yields the protein MIDLKFLRENPDVVRASQVTRGEDPELVDQLLAADEARRQAIKQADDLRAEQKSLGKRIGQAAAEDRPALLEGSNELKARVKAAEEEQKAAEARVEDLQMRLSNVVEGAPAGGEDDFEVLELVGEPRTFDFEPKDHLDLGESLGLIDMKRGTKVSGARFYYLTGDGAMLQLGMLTLAAHKARDHGFQLMIPPVLVRPEVMAGTGFLGAHAEEIYYLERDDLYLVGTSEVALAGYHADEIIDLSEGPLKYAGWSSCFRREAGSYGKDTRGILRVHQFDKLEMFVYCRPEEAAAQHQALLDMEREMLAAVEVPYRIIDVAGGDLGSSAARKFDTEAWVPTQNTYRELTSTSNCTTFQGRRLRTRYRDEQGKAQTVATLNGTLATTRWLVAILENNQQADGSVVVPEALRPFVGKEVLEPR from the coding sequence GTGATTGATCTGAAGTTTTTGCGCGAAAATCCTGACGTTGTCCGCGCCTCCCAGGTGACCCGTGGCGAGGACCCGGAGTTAGTAGACCAGCTGCTGGCCGCCGACGAGGCGCGCCGGCAGGCCATTAAACAGGCCGATGACCTGCGCGCCGAGCAGAAGTCGCTGGGCAAGCGCATCGGGCAGGCCGCCGCGGAGGACCGCCCGGCGCTGCTGGAGGGCTCCAACGAGCTCAAGGCGCGGGTCAAGGCCGCCGAGGAGGAGCAAAAGGCGGCCGAGGCGCGCGTGGAGGACCTGCAGATGCGCCTGTCCAACGTCGTCGAGGGTGCTCCCGCCGGCGGCGAGGATGACTTTGAGGTCCTTGAGCTCGTCGGCGAGCCGCGGACCTTTGATTTTGAGCCGAAGGATCACCTGGACCTGGGGGAGTCCTTGGGGCTGATTGATATGAAGCGCGGCACCAAGGTTTCGGGCGCGCGCTTTTATTACCTGACGGGCGATGGGGCGATGCTCCAGCTGGGCATGCTCACTCTGGCGGCGCACAAGGCCCGCGACCACGGCTTCCAGCTAATGATTCCGCCGGTGCTGGTGCGCCCGGAGGTCATGGCGGGCACGGGCTTTTTGGGCGCGCACGCCGAGGAGATCTACTACCTCGAGCGCGATGACCTGTACCTGGTGGGCACCTCTGAGGTGGCGCTGGCGGGCTATCACGCCGATGAGATCATCGATCTGTCGGAGGGGCCGCTGAAGTATGCGGGCTGGTCGTCGTGCTTCCGCCGGGAGGCGGGGTCCTACGGTAAGGACACGCGCGGCATCTTGCGGGTCCATCAGTTCGACAAGCTGGAGATGTTTGTCTACTGCCGCCCGGAGGAGGCCGCCGCGCAGCATCAGGCGCTGCTGGACATGGAGCGTGAGATGCTCGCCGCCGTGGAGGTTCCGTATCGCATTATCGACGTCGCCGGGGGCGACCTGGGCAGCTCGGCTGCGCGCAAGTTCGATACGGAGGCCTGGGTGCCCACGCAGAACACCTACCGCGAGCTGACCTCCACCTCGAATTGCACGACCTTCCAGGGCCGCCGGTTGCGCACCCGCTACCGCGACGAGCAGGGCAAAGCCCAGACGGTGGCCACCCTCAACGGCACGCTGGCCACCACGCGCTGGCTGGTGGCCATCCTGGAGAATAATCAGCAGGCGGATGGCTCCGTGGTGGTGCCGGAGGCGCTGCGCCCGTTTGTGGGCAAGGAGGTTTTGGAGCCGCGCTAA